One Eublepharis macularius isolate TG4126 chromosome 6, MPM_Emac_v1.0, whole genome shotgun sequence DNA segment encodes these proteins:
- the LOC129332217 gene encoding A-kinase anchor protein 4-like, translating to MSQEVDWLHSQAGVCKVDLYNPDGGKDQDRKVICFVDVASLNIKNTDDKDAAGQSKANEPATGLDLGKMQDKEVIVIKDSETPEQSKTEGAVCLFKQGSTEELNVVTWLFDDLQKYACGFQHALTPSSTPRQPKPSAADKMSQNNNNTAFKSSSGQKGPADEVAGTVQKLCSLVMQMASKEISENLEDAASKCIRQAIYATKDGKPLNPGSEEGKGGPKKTSLFYGEVSSNQSESIQEEETKPTSTHIVHPRRQSGRNDGSSVNKGLMVYANKDAKDMTFSFVKATKVHKRQPLPACVVLKRVFLKHTKDVISDLIDSTMKNLHNVTGVLMTDSDFVTTVKKNLFNAGTQKSTEILEAMVLRMYNALMSETKEKGHSLVYSLLKTGCSMDPSAQSMHFASLKGGIHGGKVPDRGCHDKRPEKSNSTTEFLAKDLILTALMLIQQHLLTQHKEPTCESNSSTFGYFEKGGKHGSRSHGCKGDPQQQEFQKGEIQSALLSIISKVLQEAGFNVDECEITKKPNSYDERPNRKSSSKHYSAEVDSENMDQINKKFIDQLMESVMKLCMYMTKSPDFKPPRPTSIGKPLVPAGSEVIVNNQTSNTSLQNKELQAVLQWMAASHFQVPNLTFMNENDEELKKLPQLADKAAKKGSSVGDILQEVMRYFEKQQIDAAVGNMPRGGLLDWLLVNL from the exons ATGTCTCAGGAGGTTGACTGGTTACACAGCCAAGCTGGCGTGTGTAAGGTAGATCTCTACAATCCTGATGGAGGGAAAGACCAGGACCGCAAAGTGATTTGTTTTGTTGACGTCGCCAGCCTGAACATAAAAAATACAGATGATAAAGATGCTGCTGGCCAGTCCAAAGCCAATGAACCTGCCACAGGACTTGATCTGGGGAAAATGCAGGACAAAGAGGTCATTGTAATAAAAGATAGTGAGACACCTGAGCAGTCTAAGACTGAAGGAGCAGTATGTCTTTTCAAACAAGGTTCAACAGAAGAACTCAATGTTGTGACTTGGCTCTTTGATGACCTGCAGAAATATGCATGTGGATTTCAGCATGCACTGACCCCTTCGAGCACCCCTCGTCAACCTAAACCATCAGCGGCTGACAAGATgtcccagaacaacaacaacacagctTTCAAATCTTCTAGTGGTCAGAAAGGACCTGCAGATGAAGTAGCAGGTACTGTCCAAAAGCTCTGTTCTTTGGTTATGCAAATGGCCAGTAAAGAGATCTCTGAAAATTTGGAAGATGCAGCCAGTAAGTGTATACGCCAGGCAATTTATGCTACAAAAGATGGGAAACCTCTCAACCCTGGTTCT GAAGAGGGTAAAGGAGGTCCCAAGAAAACCTCTCTTTTTTATGGCGAGGTATCTTCCAACCAAAGTGAGTCAATTCAGGAAGAAGAAACAAAGCCAACATCAACCCATATCGTTCACCCAAGGAGACAGTCAGGTCGCAATGATGGTAGTTCTGTTAACAAAGGGCTAATGGTTTATGCAAACAAAGATGCTAAGGATATGACATTCTCATTTGTGAAAGCCACAAAGGTTCACAAGAGGCAACCACTACCAGCTTGTGTGGTTTTGAAAAGAGTGTTCCTTAAGCACACAAAGGATGTCATATCAGACTTAATTGACTCTACTATGAAAAATCTACATAATGTCACTGGGGTCCTCATGACAGACTCTGACTTTGTTACTACAGTTAAGAAGAATCTTTTCAATGCAGGAACCCAGAAGTCAACTGAGATTTTAGAAGCAATGGTACTACGGATGTATAATGCTCTGATGTCAGAAACTAAGGAAAAAGGGCATAGTCTTGTATACTCTTTACTAAAAACAGGATGTTCAATGGACCCAAGTGCTCAAAGTATGCATTTTGCATCTCTGAAAGGTGGAATACAT GGAGGCAAAGTTCCAGACAGGGGATGTCATGACAAGAGGCCGGAAAAAAGTAACTCCACAACTGAATTTCTAGCAAAAGACCTCATCTTGACAGCTTTAATGTTGATACAGCAACATCTGTTAACTCAGCACAAGGAACCAACTTGTGAGTCAAATTCTTCTACATTTGGGTATTTTGAAAAAGGAGGCAAACATGGTTCGAGATCTCACGGTTGCAAGGGTGATCCACAACAACAAGAATTCCAGAAAGGAGAAATACAAAGCGCTCTCCTTTCTATCATCTCAAAGGTCCTACAAGAGGCTGGTTTCAATGTAGATGAATGTGAGATAACCAAGAAACCAAACTCATATGATGAGAGGCCTAACAGAAAATCCTCATCCAAACACTACAGTGCAGAGGTAGACTCTGAAAACATGgaccaaataaacaaaaaattcaTTGATCAGCTGATGGAATCTGTGATGAAGCTGTGTATGTACATGACTAAAAGCCCCGATTTT AAACCTCCACGACCGACATCTATTGGAAAGCCACTTGTGCCTGCTGGCTCTGAGGTGATAGTGAACAACCAGACTTCCAATACCAGCTTGCAGAACAAAGAGCTCCAGGCTGTCCTCCAGTGGATGGCTGCCTCCCATTTCCAAGTGCCCAACCTCACGTTCATGAATGAGAATGATGAGGAATTGAAGAAGCTTCCTCAACTTGCAGACAAAGCCGCCAAGAAGGGCTCAAGTGTGGGAGATATTCTGCAGGAGGTAATGAGGTATTTTGAAAAACAACAGATTGATGCCGCTGTGGGAAACATGCCTCGTGGCGGACTTCTCGACTGGTTGCTTGTTAATCTGTAG